In one window of Zingiber officinale cultivar Zhangliang chromosome 11A, Zo_v1.1, whole genome shotgun sequence DNA:
- the LOC122032303 gene encoding glucan endo-1,3-beta-glucosidase 11-like — MSPIPTLLLLLVTAFPFSSAAPHTNISSPPYGIGINYGQVADNLPSPSDVLPLLGSLGVNRVKIYDANPAVLRAFAGTGVELIVGLPDRCLPRLAAPSAALSWVKSTLQPYLPATRIAAVTVGNEVLSGNDSALIRSLLPAMQSLHSALAALGLDHQIAVTTAHSLAVLAVSYPPSAAAFRRELLPFVSPLLAFFARTGSPFLINAYPYFAYKADPKRIDLNYALFEPNAGVVDPGSGLRYQNMLHAQVDAVRAAIAAAGVSKGVEVVVSETGWPSAGDANEAGATTENARRYNGNLMRMVAAGKGTPSCPAAPLQVYVFALFNENLKPGPSTERHYGLFKPDGTPAYDLSSPANSSASSADGTAKSAPAPALDASSTSFYTISAATGMRQLINMQMLASLVLAKVILLIF; from the exons ATGTCGCCGATTCCGACACTACTCCTCCTCCTCGTTACGGCCTTTCCCTTCTCCTCGGCGGCGCCGCACACCAATATCTCATCGCCTCCCTACGGCATCGGCATAAACTACGGCCAGGTCGCCGATAATCTTCCGTCGCCGTCTGACGTCCTCCCACTCCTCGGTTCTCTCGGCGTGAACCGCGTCAAGATCTACGATGCCAACCCTGCCGTCCTCCGCGCCTTCGCCGGCACCGGCGTCGAGCTCATCGTCGGTCTCCCGGACCGTTGCCTCCCCCGCCTCGCCGCCCCCTCCGCCGCCCTCTCCTGGGTGAAGTCCACCCTCCAACCCTACCTCCCCGCCACTAGAATCGCCGCCGTCACCGTCGGCAACGAGGTGCTCTCCGGCAACGATTCCGCCCTCATCCGTTCCCTCCTCCCCGCGATGCAATCCCTCCACTCCGCCCTAGCCGCGCTCGGCCTGGACCACCAGATCGCCGTCACCACCGCCCACTCCCTCGCCGTCCTAGCCGTCTCCTACCCTCCCTCCGCCGCCGCGTTCCGCCGCGAGCTCCTCCCATTCGTGTCGCCCCTCCTGGCCTTCTTCGCCCGGACCGGGTCGCCCTTCCTCATCAATGCCTATCCCTACTTCGCCTACAAGGCCGATCCCAAAAGGATCGACCTAAACTACGCCCTATTCGAGCCCAACGCCGGCGTGGTGGACCCCGGCTCTGGGCTCCGGTACCAGAACATGCTCCACGCGCAGGTGGACGCGGTGCGTGCGGCGATTGCGGCGGCCGGGGTAAGCAAGGGAGTCGAGGTGGTGGTGTCCGAGACCGGGTGGCCGAGCGCCGGGGACGCGAACGAGGCCGGGGCGACGACAGAGAACGCCAGGCGGTACAACGGGAACCTGATGCGGATGGTGGCGGCGGGCAAGGGCACCCCGTCGTGCCCCGCGGCGCCGCTCCAGGTCTATGTCTTCGCTCTCTTCAACGAGAACCTCAAGCCCGGCCCTTCCACCGAGAGGCACTACGGCCTCTTCAAGCCCGACGGCACGCCTGCCTACGATCTCTCTTCTCCGGCGAACTCATCCGCCTCCTCCGCCGATGGAACGGCGAAATCGGCTCCGGCGCCGGCCCTAGATGCCTCCTCCACTAGCTTCTACACCATTTCTGCAGCAACG GGGATGAGGCAACTAATTAATATGCAAATGTTGGCTTCGTTGGTGCTCGCCAAagtgattttgctaattttctaa